A single bacterium DNA region contains:
- a CDS encoding NUDIX hydrolase yields MATLYQFCPRCATPLEDHRDGHQTRRRCPRCSFIHYHNPVPAAGGIVVRDRRICLVRRAFEPRKGYWSIPAGFMEYNESPRECAERELAEETGLAAVAGDVLGVYSGFDDPRQHAVLIVYWMRESEERPPVPGDDAEAVEFFRPEDLPEQLAFRAHRDALRDTLAHVNFTTAVRR; encoded by the coding sequence ATGGCCACTCTCTACCAGTTCTGCCCGCGATGCGCGACACCCCTGGAGGACCACCGCGACGGTCATCAGACGCGCCGTCGCTGCCCGCGGTGCAGTTTCATTCATTATCACAATCCCGTGCCGGCGGCCGGCGGTATCGTGGTGCGCGACAGACGAATCTGTCTGGTGCGCCGCGCCTTTGAGCCGCGCAAAGGGTACTGGTCCATTCCGGCGGGCTTCATGGAGTACAATGAATCCCCGCGGGAATGCGCCGAGCGCGAACTGGCCGAGGAGACCGGGCTGGCGGCGGTCGCCGGGGATGTTCTCGGAGTCTATTCCGGCTTTGATGATCCCCGCCAGCATGCGGTGCTGATCGTCTACTGGATGCGCGAATCCGAGGAACGACCGCCCGTCCCCGGCGATGATGCCGAGGCGGTCGAATTCTTCCGGCCGGAGGATCTGCCGGAACAACTGGCCTTTCGGGCGCATCGTGATGCCTTGCGCGATACGCTCGCGCATGTCAACTTTACCACCGCCGTTCGGCGCTGA
- a CDS encoding BamA/TamA family outer membrane protein, with protein MSQPVTLRILAAAVLLAAFTPGAGAAAGEVARLSASKNDYTWMTLGAPADSMRGRHDELGLVPRERESLAAVFQAGGLAIGGRPIPPARLSVTFPVITADRCEVVFSAADDSAPTSDLTWVVDSAFAIPAGEFMPGDVVAFGGSVTVLGELGGSVLAFGGDVIVREGASVRGHVAVVGGILRQRGDGKIYGQVFAPGGHRRPRLSVARAWEFEEEGFQWRPDLSYDRVDGLRFGAQAGYQRSAFTPRLEVFAGYAFASETWQYRLEVRQRLIRSADLDMHIRIFRLTDTEDDLWVGRTANTFYALVAGSDYRDYFGSDGGEVGATYKYRERGVLSATYRNTDYRWLEAERNLWHLFRPDHCFRENFSTVDDAFLADWVDRFEERTSALHLSLALEPHESEEHRPRLDFGMELSGEIAGGALGGEFDYDRWQAAVNASWRSRDVHRLFARAWYGLARHDVPPNKLFFLGGIGSLPGYPQKSMVGDEAFLATVEYRFDYWVNETFDGGIILFCDVGRATFADDFVDISEFKSDLGVGLGLGEGLRLDVAKGLDHTDRDLRVSFRLGQVF; from the coding sequence ATGAGCCAACCTGTCACCCTGAGGATTCTCGCCGCTGCCGTCTTGCTGGCGGCGTTCACTCCGGGTGCCGGCGCGGCGGCCGGCGAGGTGGCGCGCCTGTCGGCATCGAAGAATGACTACACCTGGATGACGCTCGGCGCTCCGGCGGACTCGATGCGTGGCCGCCATGACGAACTCGGGTTGGTGCCGCGCGAGCGTGAATCGCTGGCCGCGGTCTTCCAGGCCGGCGGATTGGCCATTGGCGGCCGACCCATTCCGCCCGCCCGGCTGTCGGTGACGTTTCCGGTGATCACGGCCGATCGGTGCGAGGTGGTCTTCTCCGCCGCGGACGATTCCGCGCCGACATCCGATCTGACATGGGTCGTCGACAGCGCCTTCGCCATTCCCGCCGGCGAGTTCATGCCGGGCGACGTTGTTGCGTTCGGCGGCAGCGTGACCGTCCTCGGTGAATTGGGGGGAAGCGTGTTGGCGTTCGGCGGCGATGTCATCGTGCGCGAGGGCGCCAGCGTGCGCGGGCACGTGGCAGTTGTCGGCGGCATCCTGCGCCAGCGCGGCGACGGCAAGATTTACGGTCAGGTGTTTGCGCCGGGCGGGCACCGCCGGCCGCGGTTGTCGGTGGCGCGCGCCTGGGAGTTTGAAGAGGAAGGGTTCCAGTGGCGCCCCGACCTGTCCTATGATCGCGTCGATGGGTTGCGCTTCGGCGCCCAGGCGGGCTATCAGCGCTCGGCATTCACTCCCCGGCTTGAGGTGTTTGCCGGGTATGCGTTCGCCTCGGAAACCTGGCAATACCGTCTCGAGGTCCGCCAGCGGCTCATCCGTTCCGCCGATCTGGACATGCACATACGCATCTTCCGGCTGACCGACACCGAAGACGATCTCTGGGTGGGCCGCACCGCCAACACGTTCTATGCGCTGGTCGCCGGCTCCGATTACCGCGACTACTTCGGATCCGATGGCGGTGAGGTCGGTGCCACCTACAAATACCGCGAACGCGGTGTCTTGTCGGCGACCTACCGCAACACCGATTATCGCTGGCTCGAAGCGGAACGCAACCTCTGGCACCTGTTCCGCCCCGATCATTGCTTCCGGGAGAATTTCTCCACCGTCGATGATGCCTTCCTGGCCGATTGGGTCGATCGCTTCGAGGAGCGCACCAGCGCGTTGCATCTGTCCCTGGCGCTCGAACCACATGAGAGCGAGGAGCACCGTCCACGCCTGGATTTCGGCATGGAACTCTCAGGCGAGATTGCCGGCGGCGCCTTGGGCGGCGAGTTCGACTACGACCGCTGGCAGGCGGCCGTCAACGCCTCCTGGCGCTCTCGCGATGTGCATCGCCTCTTCGCCCGGGCATGGTATGGTCTGGCCCGGCACGATGTGCCGCCCAACAAGCTGTTCTTCCTCGGCGGCATCGGCTCCCTGCCGGGGTATCCGCAGAAGTCCATGGTCGGCGATGAGGCCTTTCTCGCCACCGTGGAATACCGGTTTGATTACTGGGTCAACGAGACCTTTGACGGCGGGATCATTCTCTTCTGCGATGTCGGCCGTGCCACTTTTGCCGATGACTTCGTGGATATCTCCGAGTTCAAATCCGATCTCGGTGTTGGATTGGGTCTGGGGGAAGGGCTGCGTCTCGACGTCGCCAAAGGTCTGGACCACACCGACCGTGATTTGCGCGTCTCCTTCCGCCTCGGTCAGGTTTTCTGA
- a CDS encoding ATP-binding protein: MGDIKEKSGKIKAKTPVAAKDGLEDTSPFLQSALDMTLPGASPKPVVNGEADVTGVRARNLEAVLDVSKAINSTLDLDEILKRVMRHAIELLNAERGFLMLLDEEGQLKIRTAYNINKEQLDSADDLAISRSVADRVATKGQSEYTSNAQEDPRYAHQKSVVALNLRFIICVPLKIKDKVIGVCYLDNQSRAGLFGKSDLRLFELFAEQAAIAIENAKLYGRLLSLTRYNENVVNKTPVGICVVDDQFRVITFNLAAESIFHSPDAPWTGADLVATHALFTDILPSEESTVWKEMLTEVLVSRKPLSKDKYFLSIGGRKTVLSIKISPLNGIVGEAPKIIIVVEDRTERTTIEEYLIRSEQMVEKAQAVRNIAHEMNNHLQTMSVSAELMPIHLNNNRVADVANACERILRGIDDMRRYTESLMEDAKFETKLVECQLKDVIEEHLFTIRPHKMFKPVQFTVDCETGLPPVRIDAGHIKSVLYNLYKNAVEACGDRACEIRIVARYNAQDQMLEVRVSDNGPGLPPDVRPGVFTVAKTTKADGHGLGLLNCKTIIENHSGTIGVERSDSSGTTFTIRLPVHRTYASFES; the protein is encoded by the coding sequence ATGGGCGACATCAAAGAGAAGTCTGGGAAGATCAAGGCCAAGACGCCAGTCGCGGCCAAAGACGGTCTGGAAGACACCAGCCCGTTCCTGCAATCGGCGTTGGATATGACACTACCCGGCGCATCTCCCAAGCCGGTCGTGAACGGCGAGGCCGATGTGACCGGGGTGCGGGCACGCAATCTCGAAGCCGTGCTGGATGTGTCCAAGGCGATCAACTCGACTTTGGATCTGGACGAGATTCTCAAGCGCGTGATGCGCCACGCGATCGAACTGCTTAACGCCGAGCGCGGTTTCCTCATGCTCCTGGACGAGGAAGGGCAGTTGAAGATTCGCACCGCCTATAACATCAACAAAGAGCAACTCGACAGCGCCGATGACCTGGCCATTTCACGGTCGGTGGCCGACCGTGTCGCCACCAAAGGCCAGTCGGAGTACACTTCCAACGCCCAGGAAGACCCGCGCTACGCCCACCAGAAGTCGGTGGTCGCGCTCAATCTGCGCTTCATTATCTGTGTGCCGCTGAAGATCAAGGACAAGGTCATCGGCGTCTGCTATCTCGACAACCAGTCGCGCGCCGGGCTGTTTGGCAAAAGCGACCTGCGGCTCTTCGAGCTCTTTGCCGAACAGGCCGCCATCGCCATCGAGAACGCCAAGCTTTATGGACGGCTGTTGTCGCTGACGCGCTACAACGAAAACGTCGTCAATAAGACGCCTGTTGGCATCTGCGTGGTCGATGATCAGTTCCGCGTGATCACCTTTAATCTGGCCGCCGAGAGCATCTTCCACAGCCCCGATGCGCCCTGGACCGGGGCCGACCTGGTGGCGACACACGCCCTGTTCACCGACATCCTGCCCTCCGAGGAAAGCACCGTCTGGAAGGAAATGCTGACCGAGGTCCTCGTCAGCCGCAAGCCGTTGTCGAAGGACAAATACTTCCTCTCCATCGGAGGGCGCAAGACGGTGCTCTCGATCAAAATCTCTCCGCTCAACGGGATCGTGGGCGAGGCGCCCAAGATCATCATCGTCGTCGAGGACCGCACCGAGCGAACCACCATCGAGGAGTATCTGATTCGCTCCGAGCAGATGGTCGAAAAAGCCCAGGCGGTACGCAACATCGCCCACGAGATGAACAACCACCTGCAGACCATGTCCGTGTCGGCGGAACTCATGCCCATCCACCTGAACAACAACCGGGTCGCTGATGTGGCCAACGCCTGCGAGCGCATCCTGCGCGGCATTGATGACATGCGCCGCTACACCGAATCGCTCATGGAAGACGCCAAGTTTGAGACCAAATTGGTGGAATGCCAACTGAAGGACGTGATCGAGGAACATCTGTTCACGATTCGTCCCCACAAGATGTTCAAGCCGGTGCAGTTCACCGTCGACTGCGAAACAGGGCTGCCTCCGGTGCGCATCGACGCCGGTCACATCAAGTCGGTTTTATACAATCTCTACAAGAACGCGGTGGAGGCCTGCGGCGACCGCGCCTGCGAAATCCGCATTGTCGCCCGCTACAACGCCCAGGATCAGATGCTGGAGGTGCGCGTCTCGGACAACGGCCCGGGGTTGCCGCCGGACGTCCGGCCGGGTGTCTTCACCGTGGCCAAGACCACCAAGGCCGACGGGCATGGGCTCGGCCTGCTCAATTGCAAAACGATCATCGAAAATCACTCGGGGACCATTGGCGTCGAGCGCTCCGACAGCAGCGGCACCACCTTCACCATCCGTCTGCCGGTGCATCGCACCTACGCCTCCTTCGAGAGTTGA